The Shewanella sp. NFH-SH190041 genome has a window encoding:
- a CDS encoding DUF3010 family protein, which produces MRVCGVELKGGEAVICLLSQEGDTFNIPDCRKQSFQVSHSAATESIVDFHFAFKKLLEDYKVDEVAIIEREQKGKFAGSATSFKLEAAIQLCGLPVTLIQPQDIKAQLKRNPPQVDFVGLELKKFQENAFEVAYAFQMMKQFNKVW; this is translated from the coding sequence ATGCGAGTTTGTGGTGTTGAATTGAAAGGCGGCGAAGCCGTAATTTGTTTGCTCAGTCAGGAAGGCGATACCTTTAATATCCCGGATTGCCGCAAGCAATCTTTTCAGGTATCCCATTCAGCGGCCACCGAGTCCATAGTGGACTTTCACTTTGCATTTAAAAAGCTGCTGGAAGACTACAAAGTTGACGAAGTAGCCATTATTGAACGGGAGCAGAAAGGTAAATTTGCTGGCAGTGCGACCAGCTTCAAACTGGAAGCGGCCATTCAGCTGTGCGGTCTGCCTGTCACACTGATCCAGCCTCAGGACATCAAAGCCCAACTAAAACGTAATCCGCCACAAGTTGATTTTGTTGGTCTAGAGCTGAAAAAATTCCAGGAAAATGCATTTGAAGTGGCCTATGCATTTCAAATGATGAAGCAGTTCAATAAAGTCTGGTAA
- a CDS encoding M48 family metallopeptidase has protein sequence MQYLQGYSQDIRDKVSTLIQAGKLGQVLKQRYPQSEHNIRNDKALYQLAMSLKQRYLKKSAPLAKVVFDDKISLQHQALGLHTYISRKQGNKLKAKNEIRIAAKLKQLPEPLLTMVVVHELAHLKEKDHNKAFYQLCTYMEPDYFQLEFDLRLYLTWLEVESN, from the coding sequence ATGCAGTATTTACAGGGTTATAGTCAGGATATCCGCGATAAAGTCAGTACTTTGATACAAGCTGGCAAACTTGGTCAGGTGCTTAAGCAGCGATACCCGCAATCCGAGCATAATATTCGCAATGATAAGGCGCTGTACCAATTGGCCATGTCACTGAAACAACGCTACCTGAAAAAGTCCGCGCCGCTTGCCAAAGTTGTCTTTGATGACAAGATCAGTTTGCAGCACCAAGCACTCGGATTACACACTTATATCAGCCGCAAACAGGGCAATAAACTCAAAGCTAAAAATGAGATACGTATTGCGGCAAAATTAAAACAGCTACCTGAGCCACTACTCACTATGGTTGTCGTCCACGAGTTGGCCCACCTAAAAGAAAAAGATCACAACAAAGCATTTTACCAACTCTGTACCTATATGGAGCCGGATTATTTTCAGCTAGAATTTGATTTGCGCCTCTATCTGACTTGGCTTGAAGTTGAGAGTAACTGA
- a CDS encoding peptidoglycan DD-metalloendopeptidase family protein: MQKSKDSWLIVSRTRLQRLQTSHKRILLATGLVVGAAVLWPSSQPTVPERITVPLKLDHLITDTPAIVAAVADKPNFDFVVKKGDTLSELFQRAGVDQQTMYQVLEADLNVLALDTLQPGNQVLFYLDDQEQLTKLELYFNAGHQVVFSRYDDGGFKYDDIKRQGIWQDRTITGVIHGSFYLSAKRQGLSAADIQRIENLYKDKINFGRDFRAGDKFSVLLSEQYVDGDATGDSNILGVSLETAGHELNTFQDSSGQFYDEHGHSLQRAFQRLPLAHMYRVSSSFNPHRRHPITGRIAPHNGTDFAVPVGTKVLAPGDGVVVLVTNHRYAGKYIVIDHGGKYRTRYLHLSKALVKRGDRVSRGQVIALSGNTGRTTGPHLHYEFMINGRPVNALTAKIPMAHSLTKRQRHHFAALVRKRKMQMGIS, from the coding sequence TTGCAAAAGAGTAAAGATTCCTGGTTGATTGTGTCGCGCACTCGTTTGCAAAGGTTACAAACCTCTCACAAGCGTATTTTGCTGGCGACCGGCCTTGTTGTTGGGGCTGCAGTATTGTGGCCGTCCAGCCAACCAACCGTTCCCGAACGTATTACCGTCCCACTGAAATTGGATCATCTGATCACAGATACGCCCGCTATTGTGGCGGCAGTGGCTGACAAACCCAATTTTGATTTTGTGGTTAAAAAAGGTGACACACTCAGTGAGCTGTTTCAGCGTGCTGGAGTCGATCAACAGACCATGTATCAGGTGTTAGAAGCTGACTTAAATGTGTTAGCACTCGATACGCTGCAGCCAGGAAACCAGGTATTATTTTATTTAGATGATCAGGAGCAACTGACTAAGCTGGAGCTGTATTTCAATGCTGGTCATCAGGTTGTATTTAGCCGTTATGATGATGGTGGCTTTAAGTACGATGATATTAAACGGCAAGGAATTTGGCAGGACAGAACCATCACTGGGGTTATCCATGGTTCATTTTATCTTTCTGCTAAGCGGCAGGGATTGAGTGCAGCTGATATTCAGCGTATTGAGAACCTCTACAAAGATAAAATTAATTTTGGCCGGGATTTTCGCGCCGGAGATAAATTTTCCGTGTTGCTCAGTGAGCAGTATGTTGATGGCGATGCTACCGGTGATAGTAATATTCTCGGTGTGAGCTTGGAAACGGCTGGACATGAATTAAATACATTCCAAGATAGCAGTGGTCAGTTTTACGATGAACATGGTCATAGTTTACAGCGCGCATTTCAACGTTTGCCATTGGCGCATATGTATCGGGTGAGCTCTAGTTTTAATCCGCATCGACGCCATCCTATTACCGGTCGTATTGCACCACATAATGGCACTGACTTTGCCGTACCTGTGGGGACTAAAGTTTTAGCACCTGGTGATGGTGTTGTTGTTCTAGTCACGAATCATAGATATGCCGGTAAGTATATTGTGATTGATCATGGTGGAAAATATCGAACCCGCTATTTGCATTTATCTAAGGCATTGGTAAAACGGGGCGATCGGGTCTCTCGTGGACAGGTTATTGCGTTGTCGGGTAATACCGGTCGTACTACCGGACCACACTTGCACTATGAATTTATGATTAATGGCCGGCCAGTGAATGCCCTAACGGCTAAAATCCCTATGGCACACAGTTTGACTAAACGCCAGCGCCATCATTTTGCGGCATTAGTCCGCAAACGAAAAATGCAAATGGGCATCAGTTAA